The genomic interval GCGGGTCGTGCTGCCGATTCTGGGACGGTTGTTCTGTGGCGATCCTGACACGCACGCATACATCCTGGCATCGTTGCAGAATTACCCGGCACAACGTGGGATCAAGGAATCGATGGAGTCGCAAGGCTGGCGCGACTGCGGCTTCGAGGAGTTCTGGCTGGGATCGATGGCGATCAACTACGGCTCGAAGCCGGGTAATTACGCGACAGAAAGCCGATAGCTTGTTTTTTGGCGATAGGACTGGCCCGGTTTTAAGATCACAGAAGGAAACGTCGGCTGGTTGACCGAGTTGGGGTAGTGCTGTGTCTCCAGGCAGAATCCGGTGTGCTGTTGGTAAGCGCGGCCGCCCTTTCCAGAGATTGTACCATCGAGAAAGTTTCCCGTGTAAAGCTGGACGCCGGGCTCGGTTGTGTGAACCTCCAATACCCGCCCTGACTGCGGTTCGAAAACGCGAGCGGCCAGTTTGGTTTTGGCACCGTCGTTCTCAAGGACGTAGGTGTGATCGTAGCCGATGGGATCGCCTTTGAGTTGATGAATCCGCCGGCCAATAGGCGTAGACATGGTGAAGTCCATCGGGGTGCTTTTGACGGGGTGGATCTCGCCCGTCGGCAGCAGCGCATTGTTGGCGGGAAGGTACTGTGTCGAAGCGATCAACAACTCGTGGTTTAGAATGGTTCCTGCGCCCGCGAGATTGAAATAGGTATGGTTTGTCAGGTTAACGGGCGTGGGCTTGTCGGTCGTCGCGGTGTATTCGATTTGCAGTTCGTTGTTCTCGGTCAGTATGTAGATGACAGTGACGCTCAAGTTGCCGGGATAGCCTTCTTCGCCGTCCGGGCTCAGGTAGGTGAACTTCACAGAGGGGGACTCTGCCTCCGCGGACCAAAATGCCTTGTCGAATCCTTTCACGCCGCCATGCAGATGAGCGTTGCCCGCATTGGTCGCGAGCCGGTACTCCTTCCCATCGAGATGGAAGCGCCCATCCGCGATGCGGTTGGCACAGCGCCCGACAATGCAGCCGAAGTACGGTTGGTTGGATTTGACGTAACCTTCGAGCGTGTCAAATCCGAGAGTGACGTCGGTGAGCTTGCCATTCCGGTCGGGCGCCTCGAGCGCAACCACTGTCGCCCCATAGTTCATCAGGGAAGCCC from Verrucomicrobiia bacterium carries:
- a CDS encoding aldose epimerase family protein; translated protein: MNLQTKPFGKLVNDSEVTLFILSNTNGVRASLMNYGATVVALEAPDRNGKLTDVTLGFDTLEGYVKSNQPYFGCIVGRCANRIADGRFHLDGKEYRLATNAGNAHLHGGVKGFDKAFWSAEAESPSVKFTYLSPDGEEGYPGNLSVTVIYILTENNELQIEYTATTDKPTPVNLTNHTYFNLAGAGTILNHELLIASTQYLPANNALLPTGEIHPVKSTPMDFTMSTPIGRRIHQLKGDPIGYDHTYVLENDGAKTKLAARVFEPQSGRVLEVHTTEPGVQLYTGNFLDGTISGKGGRAYQQHTGFCLETQHYPNSVNQPTFPSVILKPGQSYRQKTSYRLSVA